In Capillimicrobium parvum, a genomic segment contains:
- a CDS encoding chloride channel protein, translating to MATPPSETAPTAPKAGRRRGLLILAAAIIIGVVDGLLFMGFEWVVNHGLDWIWNDVFDTDDERWRVVPLALALGLLFGVALRLLRQDRLVEPHTDPMAANEDADPDAPLPRETLWMIGVIILVGLASLLAGASLGPEAPLVGATSAIGVYVANRIDPGPEGRLLVLCSVGALLVAFFGSLVPIALPILVLVQRTRRLPIPALIAIVLSGAAAYGTLYAVQGGAPGFGSIPFETGAQAHDYATALLLGIACVPVGLLLRWLVEAVWAVAKRVDAHVPWWITAAGFGAVLGVWYLIGGETVQFSGSEGSGLLLHHADDYGWAALAGIVLMKIVATAWSLGTGYRGGLVFPSVFCGVALGLTVGAIFGDQAGPGLLIGAVGGILAEMTAPVVGVIMLVALLPAKYAGIAVMAAVGVFIGRWVVDRAGPRRAAAPDAGI from the coding sequence GTGGCCACTCCTCCGTCCGAGACCGCTCCGACCGCGCCCAAGGCGGGTCGCCGCCGGGGCCTGCTCATCCTTGCGGCGGCGATCATCATCGGCGTCGTCGACGGCCTCCTGTTCATGGGCTTCGAATGGGTCGTCAATCACGGGCTCGACTGGATCTGGAACGACGTCTTCGACACCGACGACGAGCGCTGGCGGGTGGTGCCGCTCGCGCTCGCGCTCGGCCTGCTGTTCGGCGTGGCCCTGCGGCTGCTGCGCCAGGACCGGCTCGTCGAGCCGCACACCGACCCGATGGCCGCCAACGAGGATGCCGACCCCGACGCACCGCTGCCGCGCGAGACGCTGTGGATGATCGGCGTGATCATCCTGGTCGGCCTCGCGAGCCTGCTCGCGGGCGCCTCGCTCGGGCCCGAGGCGCCGCTCGTCGGCGCCACGTCGGCGATCGGCGTCTACGTCGCGAACCGCATCGACCCGGGGCCGGAAGGGCGCCTGCTCGTCCTCTGCAGCGTCGGCGCGCTGCTGGTGGCGTTCTTCGGCTCGCTCGTACCGATCGCGCTGCCGATCCTCGTCCTGGTGCAGCGCACCCGGCGGCTGCCGATCCCGGCGCTCATCGCGATCGTGCTGTCCGGGGCGGCGGCGTACGGCACGCTGTACGCCGTCCAGGGCGGCGCGCCCGGGTTCGGGAGCATCCCGTTCGAGACCGGGGCGCAGGCGCACGACTACGCGACCGCGCTGCTGCTGGGCATCGCCTGCGTGCCGGTCGGGCTGCTGCTGCGCTGGCTGGTCGAGGCGGTCTGGGCCGTGGCCAAGCGGGTCGACGCGCACGTGCCGTGGTGGATCACGGCGGCAGGGTTCGGCGCCGTGCTCGGGGTGTGGTACCTCATCGGCGGCGAGACCGTCCAGTTCAGCGGCAGCGAGGGCAGCGGGCTGCTGCTGCACCACGCCGATGACTACGGGTGGGCCGCGCTGGCGGGGATCGTGCTCATGAAGATCGTGGCCACGGCGTGGTCGCTGGGCACCGGCTATCGCGGCGGCCTCGTGTTCCCGTCGGTGTTCTGCGGCGTCGCGCTCGGCCTCACGGTCGGCGCGATCTTCGGCGATCAGGCCGGCCCGGGGCTGCTGATCGGGGCCGTCGGCGGCATCCTGGCCGAGATGACCGCTCCGGTGGTGGGCGTGATCATGCTCGTCGCGCTGCTGCCGGCGAAGTACGCGGGCATCGCGGTCATGGCGGCGGTCGGCGTGTTCATCGGGCGCTGGGTGGTGGACCGCGCCGGGCCGCGCCGAGCCGCCGCGCCGGACGCGGGGATCTGA
- a CDS encoding VOC family protein, whose product MSNEGLIRGTHHLTFCVGRAQEDYDFHVRLLGLRSVKKTVLFDGELPIYHLYYGNEVGDESTVLTAFPYRQAGWMGRRGTNQCRSINLSVPADSLGFWADRLRGAGLEVGEVERFGTPRLEFAHPCGIPYQLIGESGPDPRDPWEGNGVDGEHGIRGAFGTTTSVREPEPMDDFLVRGMAAKKVAGEGAHHHYEFGTADGHGRVLELVEEPDLPQGTWTFGEGTIHHHAFAVATAEDQLAVKDHIVGLGFTDVSDVKDRGYFFSIYCRTPGGALFEFAYSRPQGFFIDEAADELGTHMCIPPHWEDRRSEIAQLESIDTEEVVVG is encoded by the coding sequence ATGTCGAACGAGGGTCTCATCCGGGGAACGCACCATCTGACGTTCTGCGTGGGCCGCGCACAGGAGGACTACGACTTCCACGTACGCCTGCTCGGCCTTCGCAGCGTCAAGAAGACGGTGCTCTTCGACGGGGAGCTCCCGATCTACCACCTCTACTACGGCAACGAGGTCGGCGACGAAAGCACGGTCCTCACGGCGTTCCCGTATCGCCAGGCGGGCTGGATGGGCCGGCGCGGGACGAACCAGTGCAGGTCGATCAACCTCTCCGTGCCGGCCGACTCGCTCGGATTCTGGGCGGACCGCCTGCGCGGCGCGGGCCTCGAGGTCGGCGAGGTCGAGCGGTTCGGGACGCCGCGCCTCGAGTTCGCCCATCCGTGCGGCATCCCGTACCAGTTGATCGGCGAGAGCGGCCCGGATCCCCGCGATCCCTGGGAGGGCAACGGCGTCGACGGCGAGCACGGGATCCGCGGCGCGTTCGGCACTACCACCTCCGTGCGCGAGCCCGAGCCGATGGACGACTTCCTCGTGCGCGGGATGGCCGCGAAGAAGGTGGCCGGCGAGGGCGCGCACCACCACTACGAGTTCGGGACGGCCGACGGTCACGGCCGCGTTCTCGAGCTCGTCGAGGAGCCCGACCTGCCGCAGGGCACCTGGACGTTCGGCGAGGGCACGATCCATCACCACGCGTTCGCGGTCGCCACGGCCGAGGACCAGCTCGCGGTCAAGGACCACATCGTCGGGCTCGGCTTCACCGACGTCTCCGACGTCAAGGACCGCGGCTACTTCTTCTCGATCTACTGCCGGACGCCCGGTGGCGCGCTGTTCGAATTCGCGTACTCGCGGCCGCAGGGCTTCTTCATCGACGAGGCCGCCGACGAGCTCGGCACCCACATGTGCATCCCGCCGCACTGGGAGGACCGGCGCTCGGAGATCGCGCAGCTCGAGTCGATCGACACCGAGGAGGTCGTCGTCGGCTGA
- a CDS encoding nuclear transport factor 2 family protein, protein MATRDTLFADIDTMDPDRFAAHLADDAVMRFGNAEPVRGRAAIRDAWAGFCETVDGVEHEVVEQWQPAGATIVESNVTYTRKDGGRVTVPVVTIYREVGGLIADYRVFIDLAPLFA, encoded by the coding sequence ATGGCCACCCGGGACACCCTGTTCGCCGACATCGACACGATGGACCCCGACCGCTTCGCCGCGCACCTCGCCGACGACGCGGTCATGCGCTTCGGCAACGCCGAGCCGGTCCGGGGCCGCGCCGCCATCCGCGACGCCTGGGCCGGGTTCTGCGAGACGGTCGACGGCGTCGAGCACGAGGTGGTCGAGCAGTGGCAGCCGGCGGGCGCCACGATCGTCGAGTCCAACGTGACCTACACCCGCAAGGACGGCGGCCGGGTCACCGTCCCCGTGGTCACGATCTACCGCGAGGTCGGCGGCCTCATCGCCGACTACCGGGTGTTCATCGACCTCGCGCCGCTCTTCGCCTGA
- a CDS encoding polysaccharide deacetylase family protein — translation MPDISLTFDNGPEPGVTPHVLDVLARRAIPATFFVVGAKLARPGARALAQRAAEEGHAIGNHTLTHGTPLGELGDEAAVREEIEATQRLIGDLAHPDRLFRPFGGGGHLDERVLSPTAVEVLVAGGYTCVTWNAVPRDWERPRRWPEIAVCQCRAADPAVLVLHDLPTGAMDHLERFLDLAAQDGARFVRGFPDTCVPIRRGRIAGSLDGIVAPAPDP, via the coding sequence GTGCCCGACATCTCGCTCACGTTCGACAACGGGCCCGAGCCCGGCGTGACCCCGCACGTGCTCGACGTCCTGGCCCGGCGCGCCATCCCGGCGACGTTCTTCGTCGTCGGCGCGAAGCTGGCGCGGCCCGGCGCCCGCGCCCTGGCCCAGCGCGCCGCCGAGGAGGGGCACGCGATCGGCAACCACACGCTCACCCACGGCACGCCGCTGGGCGAGCTCGGCGACGAGGCCGCGGTCCGCGAGGAGATCGAGGCGACCCAGCGCCTGATCGGCGACCTCGCCCACCCCGACCGCCTGTTCCGCCCGTTCGGCGGCGGCGGCCACCTCGACGAGCGCGTGCTCAGCCCGACTGCCGTGGAGGTGCTCGTCGCCGGCGGCTACACGTGCGTGACGTGGAACGCCGTGCCGCGCGACTGGGAGCGGCCCCGCCGCTGGCCCGAGATCGCGGTGTGCCAGTGCCGCGCCGCCGACCCCGCCGTGCTCGTCCTGCACGACCTGCCGACCGGCGCCATGGACCACCTCGAGCGGTTCCTCGACCTCGCCGCGCAGGACGGCGCGCGGTTCGTCCGCGGCTTCCCCGACACCTGCGTCCCGATCCGCCGGGGCCGCATCGCCGGCTCGCTGGACGGGATCGTCGCGCCGGCGCCGGATCCGTGA